In one Variovorax sp. PBL-H6 genomic region, the following are encoded:
- a CDS encoding HAD family hydrolase, producing the protein MTENNVLAIDCDGVKLDYNATYPRVWRAAFGSDLPRVRDNCYHASNEYGVAFRDQAQKEQFFDAFDDRFWSTMEPLEGAVEGAKLLSAASWRIVCVSSMPKKYAGARHQNLQKLGFPVERVIATGRGDDHRNPKLDAIADLQPAAFVDDLLENFDGISERVHRAWVDYQNVDSPNRGLEGKYPHDSVHRSLFEFAAWWTQHRRLPAF; encoded by the coding sequence ATGACTGAAAACAATGTGCTCGCCATCGACTGTGATGGCGTCAAGCTGGACTACAACGCCACCTACCCGCGTGTCTGGCGCGCAGCGTTCGGAAGCGACTTGCCCCGTGTGCGAGACAACTGCTACCACGCTTCCAATGAATACGGCGTGGCCTTCCGTGACCAAGCTCAAAAGGAGCAGTTTTTCGATGCGTTCGACGACCGATTCTGGTCGACGATGGAGCCTCTCGAGGGCGCCGTTGAAGGCGCCAAGCTGCTCTCGGCCGCGAGCTGGCGCATTGTCTGCGTAAGCTCGATGCCCAAGAAGTACGCCGGCGCGCGACACCAAAACCTCCAGAAGTTGGGGTTTCCTGTGGAGCGCGTCATTGCCACCGGCCGCGGTGATGACCACCGGAATCCCAAGCTCGACGCCATCGCCGACTTGCAGCCCGCTGCATTCGTCGACGACCTGCTCGAGAACTTCGACGGCATCTCAGAACGCGTGCATCGCGCCTGGGTCGACTACCAGAACGTCGATTCTCCCAACAGGGGCCTTGAGGGCAAGTACCCTCACGATAGCGTCCATCGCTCGCTCTTCGAGTTCGCCGCATGGTGGACGCAGCATCGCAGATTGCCAGCCTTCTGA
- a CDS encoding DHHA1 domain-containing protein — translation MSKQNIVIYHADCPDGFAAALAAWLKLRDTADYLPYQYGMAPPDVTGKAVYIVDFSFPREQVEALEAVATRVVLLDHHQTAIDKLAGYKCTCGKVRLVRDAKAGASEPATVHRHSSHTALDISKSGARLAWEYFHGQFDVPELVQFVEDRDLWLWHFGDHTRHFLAKLDSLPMDFPTWNRVLQMNEGERATFMAAGQAMCQKFDAIVATIAKEAVPVSVMGHQGLMVCGPRELASDVGALLAKQAGTFAAVWTLENTGQLKLSLRGVRGFDVRALAEAFGGGGHKEAAALRLPATRITDLVAGVLNPTPAS, via the coding sequence ATGAGCAAACAAAACATCGTCATCTACCACGCGGACTGTCCAGATGGTTTCGCCGCAGCGCTTGCTGCCTGGCTGAAGCTACGGGATACCGCCGACTACCTGCCGTACCAATACGGCATGGCGCCCCCGGATGTCACCGGCAAGGCCGTGTACATCGTCGACTTCTCGTTCCCGCGCGAACAGGTCGAGGCCCTGGAGGCTGTCGCAACACGCGTCGTGCTTCTCGACCACCACCAGACCGCCATCGACAAGCTTGCGGGCTACAAGTGCACCTGCGGGAAGGTCCGCCTCGTGCGCGACGCCAAGGCTGGTGCATCCGAGCCTGCGACCGTGCACCGGCACAGCAGTCACACGGCGCTTGACATCTCGAAGTCGGGCGCCCGCCTCGCGTGGGAGTACTTTCACGGTCAGTTCGATGTGCCTGAACTTGTTCAGTTCGTCGAAGACCGTGACCTGTGGCTCTGGCACTTCGGGGACCACACGCGGCACTTCCTCGCCAAGCTCGACTCGCTTCCCATGGATTTTCCGACGTGGAATCGGGTGCTGCAGATGAACGAGGGCGAGCGCGCAACGTTCATGGCGGCCGGCCAGGCAATGTGCCAGAAATTTGACGCCATTGTCGCGACCATCGCCAAGGAGGCCGTGCCGGTCAGCGTCATGGGGCACCAGGGACTGATGGTGTGCGGGCCGCGGGAACTCGCCAGCGATGTTGGCGCGCTGCTTGCCAAGCAAGCGGGCACTTTCGCAGCCGTCTGGACACTCGAGAACACCGGCCAGCTGAAGCTCTCGCTGCGGGGCGTCCGCGGCTTCGACGTTCGGGCGCTGGCGGAGGCTTTCGGCGGCGGTGGTCACAAGGAGGCTGCGGCGCTGCGCCTTCCGGCTACCCGCATCACCGACCTGGTTGCAGGCGTACTGAACCCTACGCCGGCAAGCTGA
- a CDS encoding H-NS family nucleoid-associated regulatory protein → MTQTYSQLQKQIAALQRQADSVREKEVGGVVARIREAIEHYGLTAEQLFGGKGVKSTKAVKGRTGARVAKFADENGNTWGGMGKRPDWLKKALLSGKSLADFATAGAPKKAASLKLSKAGKKRQAKVSYSDNAGNNWSGMGPRPRWLREALEAGKSLDDFAQKA, encoded by the coding sequence ATGACTCAAACGTACAGCCAACTCCAAAAGCAAATTGCTGCGCTTCAACGACAAGCCGACAGCGTTCGCGAGAAGGAAGTCGGGGGCGTTGTTGCCCGCATCCGGGAAGCAATTGAACACTATGGACTTACTGCGGAACAGTTGTTTGGCGGCAAAGGCGTTAAGTCGACGAAGGCAGTCAAGGGGCGCACTGGCGCTCGAGTGGCGAAGTTTGCGGACGAGAACGGCAACACCTGGGGAGGAATGGGTAAGCGCCCTGATTGGCTGAAAAAGGCCCTTCTCTCGGGGAAGTCGCTTGCGGACTTTGCTACTGCCGGTGCGCCAAAGAAGGCAGCTTCTTTGAAGTTGTCAAAAGCAGGCAAGAAGCGCCAGGCGAAGGTCAGCTACAGCGACAATGCAGGCAACAATTGGTCGGGTATGGGCCCGCGCCCCCGTTGGTTGCGCGAAGCTTTGGAAGCAGGCAAGTCCCTGGACGATTTCGCGCAGAAGGCCTGA
- a CDS encoding metallophosphoesterase: protein MTDKYRIFPGAPFAAIGTNSRAGGRDFIVSDIHGRYAELVAELVAVRFNPSRDRLFSVGDLVDRGPQNLDCLGLLRQPWFKAVLGNHEGLLLTRRAGRPSRYHSILDAYNPRNGTGWLDGLSLADEVELNSLIPLLEACPLVMRVAHEAGEFNVTHAQLTRDRTSGFIREEHLLDEQLLEYAEPFLTWGRALCGEGRRAHKALTVDLGDGEVLEVTGNPFEPGVALTYCGHNRLKRSLLHRSHFHFDRGAAYMGPGERVLVLEHADVMRRLELAGVKAWPKHTP from the coding sequence ATGACCGACAAATACCGCATCTTCCCTGGCGCCCCATTTGCCGCCATCGGCACAAATAGCCGAGCGGGTGGCAGGGACTTCATCGTCTCAGACATCCACGGCCGTTACGCGGAGCTGGTTGCAGAGCTGGTCGCCGTGCGATTCAATCCGTCGCGCGACCGGCTGTTCTCGGTAGGGGACCTGGTCGACCGCGGGCCGCAGAACCTGGACTGCCTCGGGCTGCTGCGCCAGCCTTGGTTCAAGGCCGTTCTCGGAAATCACGAGGGCTTGCTTCTGACTCGCCGGGCAGGGCGACCATCCCGCTACCACAGCATCCTCGATGCCTACAACCCGCGGAACGGAACGGGCTGGCTCGACGGGCTGTCCCTCGCCGACGAAGTCGAGCTGAACTCGCTCATTCCGTTGCTCGAAGCCTGCCCCTTGGTCATGCGCGTCGCCCACGAAGCAGGGGAATTCAATGTGACACACGCGCAGCTGACTCGCGACCGCACCTCCGGCTTCATCAGAGAGGAGCACCTGCTGGATGAGCAGTTGCTCGAGTACGCCGAACCCTTCCTCACATGGGGTCGCGCCCTTTGCGGAGAGGGCCGGCGCGCACACAAAGCGCTGACGGTGGACCTTGGCGACGGCGAGGTCCTCGAGGTCACAGGTAACCCCTTTGAGCCCGGCGTTGCGCTCACTTACTGCGGACACAACCGGCTCAAGCGCAGCCTGCTCCACCGCTCCCACTTCCACTTTGACCGTGGTGCGGCCTACATGGGCCCGGGCGAACGGGTGCTGGTGCTGGAACACGCGGATGTGATGCGGCGTCTTGAGCTGGCGGGCGTCAAGGCCTGGCCAAAACACACGCCCTGA